The Setaria italica strain Yugu1 chromosome IX, Setaria_italica_v2.0, whole genome shotgun sequence genome has a window encoding:
- the LOC101760951 gene encoding protein NRT1/ PTR FAMILY 8.3 isoform X1 — protein MEAADEERPLIHHLPPQDDEASKYTSDGTVDINNQPAPKQTTGNWRACFTILGSEFTECMAFFAIGKNLVRFLTSELHETNVDAAKNVSTWIGSCFLTPVIGAFLADTYWGRYKTIVIFLLVYTIGMLILTVSASLPLIMVVPSNSGIRRVAVYLGLYLVALGTGGVKPCASALGADQFDATDPVERATKGSFFNWYYFSVNIGSLLSGTVLVWVQEDIGWGVGFAVPMVLMVCGLVVFVAGRKVYRYKKLGGSPLTSVAQVVVAAVRNYHLVLPGDASGIEYARQFSGMSPKHCKIVIELTSGEISRFFDKAAIVAPSTGEKCTAARTSPWRLCTPSQVEELKMLLRMLPVWASMVLFFAATAQMSSTLIEQGGVMDNRVGPFTVPPAALATFDVLSVMICIPIYDAVLVPLARRATGKDRGLSQLQRLGVGLALSAVGMAYAALIEAQRLSLARAGAPAISIMWQAPAFAVLGAGEVFASIGILEFFYDESPDGMKSLGNAFAQLAIAAGSYLNSAVLGAVAATTARGGEPGWIPEALNEGHLDYFFWMMAALCLMNLAQFAHCSMKYRGKTIC, from the exons ATGGAAGCAGCAGATGAGGAGAGGCCACTGATTCATCACCTGCCTCCACAG GATGATGAAGCTTCCAAATATACTAGTGACGGAACGGTTGATATTAACAATCAGCCTGCTCCGAAGCAGACCACGGGGAACTGGAGAGCATGCTTCACTATTTTAG GTTCTGAGTTCACCGAATGCATGGCCTTTTTCGCAATCGGAAAGAACCTGGTCAGATTTCTCACGAGTGAACTTCATGAGACCAATGTGGATGCCGCCAAGAATGTGTCCACCTGGATCGGCAGTTGCTTCCTCACTCCGGTTATCGGGGCGTTCTTGGCCGACACATACTGGGGAAGGTACAAGACCATAGTGATCTTCCTCTTGGTGTACACCATT GGAATGCTCATTTTGACCGTTTCAGCATCGCTCCCCTTGATCATGGTTGTGCCATCCAACAGCGGAATCCGCCGGGTCGCAGTGTACCTGGGGCTCTACCTTGTTGCCCTTGGCACCGGTGGCGTCAAGCCCTGCGCCTCGGCCCTCGGCGCCGACCAATTCGACGCCACCGACCCGGTGGAGCGGGCGACCAAAGGGTCCTTCTTCAACTGGTACTACTTCTCCGTCAACATCGGCTCTCTGCTGTCGGGAACCGTGCTCGTCTGGGTGCAGGAAGACATCGGGTGGGGAGTCGGGTTCGCGGTCCCGATGGTGCTCATGGTGTGTGGCCTCGTCGTGTTCGTCGCCGGTAGGAAGGTGTATAGGTACAAGAAATTGGGAGGGAGTCCCTTGACAAGTGTTGCCCAGGTGGTTGTTGCAGCTGTGAGGAACTACCATCTGGTGCTGCCTGGGGATGCTTCAGGAATTGAGTATGCCCGACAATTCAG TGGGATGTCACCGAAGCATTGTAAAATTGTCATTGAACTCACATCGGGCGAGATCTCCAGGTTCTTTGACAAGGCTGCCATTGTAGCGCCCTCGACCGGCGAGAAGTGTACAGCAGCGCGGACGAGCCCATGGAGACTCTGCACACCGTCCCAGGTCGAGGAGCTGAAGATGCTGCTCCGGATGTTGCCCGTCTGGGCATCCATGGTGCTCTtcttcgccgccaccgcgcaGATGTCATCAACGTTGATTGAGCAGGGCGGGGTCATGGACAACCGCGTCGGCCCGTTCACCGTCCCTCCGGCGGCCCTGGCAACCTTCGACGTCCTCAGCGTCATGATCTGCATCCCCATCTACGACGCCGTGCTGGTGCCGCTGGCCCGGCGCGCAACAGGCAAGGACCGCGGCCTGTCGCAGCTGCAGCGGCTCGGCGTCGGCCTCGCGCTGTCCGCCGTCGGCATGGCGTACGCGGCGCTGATCGAGGCGCAGAGGCTGTCCCTCGCGCGGGCCGGCGCGCCGGCAATCAGCATCATGTGGCAGGCGCCAGCGTTCGCCGTGCTGGGCGCGGGGGAGGTGTTCGCCTCCATCGGCATCCTCGAGTTCTTCTACGACGAGTCGCCGGACGGCATGAAGAGCCTCGGCAATGCGTTCGCGCAGCTCGCCATCGCGGCCGGGAGCTACCTCAACTCGGCCGTGctcggcgccgtggcggcgaccacggcgcgcggcggggagcCCGGGTGGATCCCGGAAGCCCTGAACGAGGGCCACCTGGATTACTTCTTCTGGATGATGgctgccctttgcttgatgaaTTTGGCTCAGTTTGCGCATTGCTCCATGAAGTACAGAGGAAAAACAATTTGTTGA
- the LOC101760951 gene encoding protein NRT1/ PTR FAMILY 8.3 isoform X2: MEAADEERPLIHHLPPQDDEASKYTSDGTVDINNQPAPKQTTGNWRACFTILGSEFTECMAFFAIGKNLVRFLTSELHETNVDAAKNVSTWIGSCFLTPVIGAFLADTYWGRYKTIVIFLLVYTIGMLILTVSASLPLIMVVPSNSGIRRVAVYLGLYLVALGTGGVKPCASALGADQFDATDPVERATKGSFFNWYYFSVNIGSLLSGTVLVWVQEDIGWGVGFAVPMVLMVCGLVVFVAGRKVYRYKKLGGSPLTSVAQVVVAAVRNYHLVLPGDASGIEYARQFRFFDKAAIVAPSTGEKCTAARTSPWRLCTPSQVEELKMLLRMLPVWASMVLFFAATAQMSSTLIEQGGVMDNRVGPFTVPPAALATFDVLSVMICIPIYDAVLVPLARRATGKDRGLSQLQRLGVGLALSAVGMAYAALIEAQRLSLARAGAPAISIMWQAPAFAVLGAGEVFASIGILEFFYDESPDGMKSLGNAFAQLAIAAGSYLNSAVLGAVAATTARGGEPGWIPEALNEGHLDYFFWMMAALCLMNLAQFAHCSMKYRGKTIC, translated from the exons ATGGAAGCAGCAGATGAGGAGAGGCCACTGATTCATCACCTGCCTCCACAG GATGATGAAGCTTCCAAATATACTAGTGACGGAACGGTTGATATTAACAATCAGCCTGCTCCGAAGCAGACCACGGGGAACTGGAGAGCATGCTTCACTATTTTAG GTTCTGAGTTCACCGAATGCATGGCCTTTTTCGCAATCGGAAAGAACCTGGTCAGATTTCTCACGAGTGAACTTCATGAGACCAATGTGGATGCCGCCAAGAATGTGTCCACCTGGATCGGCAGTTGCTTCCTCACTCCGGTTATCGGGGCGTTCTTGGCCGACACATACTGGGGAAGGTACAAGACCATAGTGATCTTCCTCTTGGTGTACACCATT GGAATGCTCATTTTGACCGTTTCAGCATCGCTCCCCTTGATCATGGTTGTGCCATCCAACAGCGGAATCCGCCGGGTCGCAGTGTACCTGGGGCTCTACCTTGTTGCCCTTGGCACCGGTGGCGTCAAGCCCTGCGCCTCGGCCCTCGGCGCCGACCAATTCGACGCCACCGACCCGGTGGAGCGGGCGACCAAAGGGTCCTTCTTCAACTGGTACTACTTCTCCGTCAACATCGGCTCTCTGCTGTCGGGAACCGTGCTCGTCTGGGTGCAGGAAGACATCGGGTGGGGAGTCGGGTTCGCGGTCCCGATGGTGCTCATGGTGTGTGGCCTCGTCGTGTTCGTCGCCGGTAGGAAGGTGTATAGGTACAAGAAATTGGGAGGGAGTCCCTTGACAAGTGTTGCCCAGGTGGTTGTTGCAGCTGTGAGGAACTACCATCTGGTGCTGCCTGGGGATGCTTCAGGAATTGAGTATGCCCGACAATTCAG GTTCTTTGACAAGGCTGCCATTGTAGCGCCCTCGACCGGCGAGAAGTGTACAGCAGCGCGGACGAGCCCATGGAGACTCTGCACACCGTCCCAGGTCGAGGAGCTGAAGATGCTGCTCCGGATGTTGCCCGTCTGGGCATCCATGGTGCTCTtcttcgccgccaccgcgcaGATGTCATCAACGTTGATTGAGCAGGGCGGGGTCATGGACAACCGCGTCGGCCCGTTCACCGTCCCTCCGGCGGCCCTGGCAACCTTCGACGTCCTCAGCGTCATGATCTGCATCCCCATCTACGACGCCGTGCTGGTGCCGCTGGCCCGGCGCGCAACAGGCAAGGACCGCGGCCTGTCGCAGCTGCAGCGGCTCGGCGTCGGCCTCGCGCTGTCCGCCGTCGGCATGGCGTACGCGGCGCTGATCGAGGCGCAGAGGCTGTCCCTCGCGCGGGCCGGCGCGCCGGCAATCAGCATCATGTGGCAGGCGCCAGCGTTCGCCGTGCTGGGCGCGGGGGAGGTGTTCGCCTCCATCGGCATCCTCGAGTTCTTCTACGACGAGTCGCCGGACGGCATGAAGAGCCTCGGCAATGCGTTCGCGCAGCTCGCCATCGCGGCCGGGAGCTACCTCAACTCGGCCGTGctcggcgccgtggcggcgaccacggcgcgcggcggggagcCCGGGTGGATCCCGGAAGCCCTGAACGAGGGCCACCTGGATTACTTCTTCTGGATGATGgctgccctttgcttgatgaaTTTGGCTCAGTTTGCGCATTGCTCCATGAAGTACAGAGGAAAAACAATTTGTTGA